The Campylobacter sp. CN_NE2 region ATGTGTTACTAATATCGATACTGCTTAAATCTTCTGTCACCATGTGGAGTAGCGCAATTTTGTCGTTTGAAGTTATTGCATTTAACGAACTTGCCAAAAATAACGCAGTTAAAAGTAGGGCTACTTTTTTCATTGATTATCCTTTTTTGAGAAATTTAACGGAAATTTTCTTTAATAATTTTGGAATAATATCAGAAGTTAAATAAAAATTAAATAAAAGTAAATGGAAATATAAATTTTATTAAATATTAGCAAATTCGCAAATTAGATTTTTTTACTATGTTTTAAGTGGAAATTTCACACTCCCATATATGCAGCCCACATCGCAAAATAGCAAGAAAAATATATAAAAATACCAAAGAGAAATAAAATTCCGCAAACGGCGATGATAAATTTATATTTTAATGTCTGTTTGCCTAATTTGCGAGATTTTTTAAATTTAATCACGCCAAAAACAAAGCCAATCCAAAAAATCACAAAAAATAGAACTAAAAAAATTTTAAAATAGGGATTATAGGTAAAAATTAAGCCTTGCAAATATACAAGAAATTTAGTCCAAAGTGTCGATTCGTAGGGCAAATTTAGTCCTTTTTTAAATTTAAAATTGCCAAATTCGACTTTAAATTTGCCGAATTTGGCGAATTTTGTCTATAAATTTAGTGAAATTTAGCAAATTTCACTCATAAATTTACTCCACAACTCTACTTTCGTTTGGATCCATTTCGATGATTTCCCATGGTAAGCCTTGGCGATTTAGCTCGTCCATAAATGGCTTGGCATCAAATTCTTCCATATTAAATACGCCTTTTCCATTCCATTTGCCAGTTGCTATCATCATTGAGCCAATCATCGCAGGTACGCCTGTGGTGTAGCTAACGGCTTGTGCGCCAGTCTCTGCGTAGCACTCTTCGTGGTCGCAGACATTGTAAATATAAACTTTGCGTGGTTTTCCGTCTTTGACGCCTTTTATCACGCAGCCGATATTTGTTTTGCCTTTGGTGCGTGGTCCTAGACTTGCAGGGTCAGGAAGCAAAGTCTTTAAAAACTGGATTGGCACGATTTTCATGCCGTTGTGTTCTACTTCATCGATTCGAAGCATGCCGACATTTTCTAGGCAACGCATGTGCGTAAGATAACTTTGCCCAAAAGTCATAAAAAAGCGAATTCGCTTTAAGCCCTTGATATTTTTAACCAAACTTTCCATTTCTTCGTGGTAAAGCAAATAGCTATCTTTTACGCCGACTTTGGGATAGTCCCATTTCATCATTATTTCAAGCGGTTTTGTGGTGATCCACGAGCCATCTTCCCAGTATCTACCATTAGCTGAAACTTCACGCAGATTAATTTCTGGGTTAAAATTTGTCGCAAACGCGTATCCGTGGTCTCCTGCGTTGCAGTCCAAAATATCAATCTCATTTATTTCATCGAATAAATTTTGCTGCGCGTAGGCGCAAAATACATTTGTAACGCCCGGATCAAATCCGCTTCCAAGAAGTGCGGGAATTCCTGCGTTTTTAAAATCATCATTTTTCGCCCATTGAAGTTTGTATTCAAAGTGCGCGGTGTCTGGGTGCTCGTAGTTTGCGGTATCGATATATGGGATACCAGCTTTCAAACAAGCGTCCATTAGTGTGAGATCTTGATACGGTAAAGCCACATTTAAAAGCAAATCTGCCCCGATTTCTTTGGCGAATTTTGCCACGGCTTCCGTATCATCGGCATCGATTTTGGCCGTTGCGATTTCTACGCCAAGGCGATCTTTTATAAATTTAGCGATTTCATCGCATTTGCTTTTAGTTCTACTTGCTAGTGTGATTTTGGTAAAAACCTGCGAATTCATCGCACATTTCACGGTTGCCACACGGCTTACTCCACCCGCTCCGATAATCAAAATATGGCTCATTTTGTTTTCCTTTTATCAAATTTAAATTGCGAATTTATATCGATTTCCAAAATTTTCATCGATTTTATTATATATTTTTTTATTTGCGTAGTAAATTTTCTCGCCGTTTTCAAGGTCAAATTCTTGATAAGCTCTGATTATTACCCATTTTCTACCGATTTCAGCGACTTTAAGATGAATCGTGCTTTTTTTGCCGGTTGTCATCACCATAGCATATAGCTGTCTGTAAAACGGAATTTGCTCTTGCATTTTTTTTGTATCTTCTAGTAGCTCTTTGTATTTCATGGCTAACATAGTTTGCCCTTGTTCTAGGTGTTTTCTATATTTTGTGTTATATTTTTCTATCTCTTTTGAAAGGTCTAAATTTAGATGATTTTCAAAAAAAGTTAGCATTTCGTTACGAAATTTACCCCTTGCATAGGCGTAGGCTTCTTGTATGTTGTTTTGAATTTCGCAATCATAAACATTGCATGTATCGCTACCTATGTAAATATTAATTCCTGATGTCAAAACCCCGTCTTTATATTCATCTCCGAGCATTTTTTTTATTTTTTTGACAACGGTATCGATTTTAGTACCGTTTTTGACAGATAATCGCATTTTTTATCCTTTTTAAATTTAAAATTAAAACCTTCATTTTATCTAAATTTATTTAAATTTTTAATATAAATCTTATCAACAAAAAAGCTATATAAAACATAAAAATGCCAACTACAAAATCAATAATTCGCCAAGCTTTTGTGTTCATAAAAAGTTTTGAAAGCTTCATAGCACCGTATCCAAGAGAAAAAAACCAAATAAAAGATGCAAGAACGCTTCCTAACCAAAAATAAATTCGCTCTTGCAAATTTAGCGTGGTTCCTATTCCGCCTACGATAACAACGGTATCTAAATAAACATGCGGATTTAAAAGCGTAACGGCAAGGGTTTTGAGTGCTGTTTTTGAGAGTTTTTGTGGGACGGCATTTTTGATTTTAGCGAAATTTGAGCCACGAAATGACGAAATAAAAGCGTTTAAGCCAAAAGCGAGTAAAAATAAAATGCCACACACGCCAAGCCAAAATGATAAATTTTCATTTTTTGCAAAAACTTCGCCGATACCAAAAATCCCACACGCCATCAAAATCGCATCACAAATAAAGCAGATAAAGCAAACAACAAAAATATGATTTTTCATAAGTCCTTGTTGTAAAACAAAAACATTTTGTGCGCCGATGGCGATGATTAGGGAAAAGCTTAAAATCGCTCCGTTTAAAAAAGAGACAAACATAGGCTAAATTTGTTCGCCCTTTTCTTTAAATTCGATGAATTTATTTCTTAAAATTCCGCAAATTTCATAAAATGATTTTTCGTAAATGTTTGGCAAAGTAGCTTCATCTTCACTATAAAATCTAACGAAATTAAATCTATCTTCGCACGAAAAATTTTTTTTGAATTTAAAATTTAAAACCTGCACATTTTTTGCCGTGTGAAATGTTCTTATGCTTATATCTTCAATGTCCTTAAAATCGAATTTCATCTGTTTTTTAGAGTGTTCAATCATAAATCCGTCATCATAAATTTCCATATAATTTTTACTAAGCAGTTTTGCTATGCAAAATCCTATACAAGCAAGCCCAACGATGAGTGCAAAAATATAAGCCCCACCTTCGTTATTTAGCGTTCCAAGTGTTCCTGCGACTATGAGAATAATCGCTCCAATTAGCGTGTAAAGTGCAGATTTTTTGTTTTCTTTAATTGTCATTGCTGCCTACTTAAAAATTGTGAAATTTGTTGATAAACTTTGTAATTAAACGAATCGGTTACTCGTGCGATACCACCGGCGTCCGGTTCGCTTTGATAGTTTAAATTTGTTGCGTAATCTTTAAATTCTTTGCCGTTTTTAACCCTAATCAAAAGGCTTAATTGCCCGTCATAAATATAGCTTGTAACGCCGTAATAATCGTCATCTGGAAATCCTAACGGAAATCCCATGCCCATGCCAAGCCCAAAGTGGCGTGAAAATCTACCCATACCAAATCCAAAACCAAATGTCGGGCGAAATCTATCATCTCTATAAGCAATGCGTCTAAAATAGTTTAAATTTCCTTCGATTAAAATATTTGCTTTGTCTTTTGAAACTACGCTATATCCGTCTTGTGTAAGATATTCTTCGATTGCAGTGGTTAAATTTGAATCAAAATTGCTAGTGTTTGTAAATGCGACATTTACGAGCTTTTTATCTGGTAAATTTGTGATAAAAATCGGATCGCTAGATTTTATAATGCCTGAATTTCGCGCAACACCGCTACTAGCACAACCTGTTAGGAAAAAAGTCATAAGAACTGCCAAAAATAAAACTCTAAATTTATTCATCGCAAATCCTTTCATCAAATTTAGCGATGATTTTACCAAATTTTATAAAATAAATTCAAAATTTGGTTAAATTTAAACTCGAATTTGCGAATTTTGCTTACACTGGCGATCGCCACGACCACTTCGTGGTCTCGCAATGACAATGAAAGCGAATTTGCAAAAATAATCCAATACCAAAATTGACAATCAAATGCCGACGATTTTTAGCGTGGCAAACACAAGATAAGACTTTGTTTGTCTATCGGTGGTTGTCACGCTAAAAAGCTAGGCTCGTTTCAATCGAGATTAAATTCATAGAAATTTAATGCGTCGCAAAATACTCTTTGATTTTTGCCTTATCATCTGTTTTACTTAAAGCCGTCATCAGCAAAACTCTCGCTTTTTGCGGATTTAAATTATCCCCGCTTAAAAATCCGAGTTTTTCATCATCTACTTCGCCGCCGACACTAGTCGAGCCGCTTCCTGTGCGAGATGAGCGAACTACGATAACGCCACTTTTTGCAGCATTTTCAAGTGCTTCTGCGACACTTGGATATGGATTTCCGTTTCCCATACCAGCTAAAATAATCCCTTTTGCGCCTTTTTCTACGGCTAAATTTACAAAATCTGCCGTATCGTTTGTGTGAGCATAAACAATATCAACTCGTGGAAATTCTTTTATATCTTTTATGTTAAATTCGCTATCTACCGTGTGTTTGCGTGTGCTTTGCATATAATAATTTACAATGCCAAAATTTACACTTCCGATTTTACCCGAATTTGGCGAAGCAAAAGTAGCAACCGAAGTTGTATTTGTTTTGCTTACTTCTCTTGCGGCGTGAATTTCATCGTTTAAGACAACCAACGCACCTTTTCCCCAGCTTTTTGGATTTATCGCGACATTTACGGCGTTAAAAATATTTAGCGGTCCGTCTGCGCTTATGGAAGTTCCTGAGCGCATGGCTCCCACAAAAACGATAGGTTTTTTGCTTTTTACTACCAAATTTAAAAAATACGCACTTTCTTCCATAGTATCGGTTCCATGCGTGATAACCACGCCATCAACATCGTTTTTAACCAAAAGCTCATTTACTCTATTTGCGAGTTTCAGCCAGACTTCGTTATTCATCTCTTGTGAGCCGATATTTGAAATTTGCTCACCTTTTATGGTTGCAAGTTCTTTTATTTCAGGAACAGAAGCTATAAGCTGATCTACGGTGGCCGTGCCTGATGTGTAGTCTCCGCTAAGTGTGCTTTCGCTGCTTCCTGCGATCGTCCCGCCGGTAGCTAATATATAAATAGTAGGTTTTGCAACAAGCGTTGAAGCAGCTAGAAATGTAGTTAATGCGACTTTGTTTAAGAAATTCATAGCTTATCCTTTGTAAATTTAAAAATTTAAGCGAATTTTACCATAAATAAAAACTAGTTTTGTAAATTTGCGAAGCAAATTTTCTCATAAAATCAAATTTAGAAAAAAGTTTTTAACTTTTTGAATTTGCTTTTACGAAAATTTGCATTTTAAAAATTTATTGCTATAATTTCGCCAAAAAAATTTTAAGGATTTTAAATGGGTTTAAAAAGCGACAAGTGGATACGAAAAATGAGCGTAGAAAATGAAATGATAACGCCATTTTGCGAAGAAAATGTTGGCAAAGGCGTGGTAAGTTATGGCGTTTCTAGCTATGGATATGATATAAGAGTAGGAAATGAGTTTAAAATCTTTACAAATATCGGCGGAACGGTTGTGGATCCAAAGAATTTTGATGAAAAAAATGTGGTTGATTTTGTAGGCGATGTCTGCATTGTCCCGCCAAATTCGTTCGCACTTGCTAGAACTGTGGAGTATTTTAAAATGCCACGCGATGTTTTAGCGATTTGTCTTGGCAAAAGCACTTATGCAAGGTGCGGAATAATCGTAAATGTAACGCCGTTTGAGCCGGGATTTGAAGGTCATATTACGATTGAGATTTCAAATACAACGCCATTGCCTGCTAAAATTTACGCAAATGAAGGCATTGCGCAAGTTTTATTTTTGCAAGGTGATGAGCCGTGCGAAGTAAGTTATAGCGACAAAAAAGGCAAATACCAAAGTCAAACAGGCATTACTTTGCCACGAATTTTGAAATAAATAAATTTTTGGTAGAATACAAGAATTTAAAGAGTTAAATTTAAGGTAAAAATATGAAAAATTTAATAATAGTGGAATCTCCCGCAAAGGCAAAAACGATTAAAAAATTTTTAGGCGATGAATACGAAGTAATCGCCTCAAAAGGGCATATTAGGGATTTGCCGACAAAAAAATTTGGTATAAAAATCGATGAAAATCATTTTGAACCACAATATGAAATCAGTAGCGACCACGCTGCGGTTGTAAAAGAGATAAAAAATTTAGCAAAACAAAGCGATCAAATTTACCTTGCAACGGACGAAGATAGAGAAGGAGAAGCAATAGCCTATCATATCGCCGTTTCTATCGGCAAAAAACCGGAATCCTTGCCACGCATTGTTTTCCATGAAATCACAAAAACTGCAATCCAAAACGCCTTAAATTCGCCACGCAAACTAAATATCGATAGCGTAAATGCTCAACAAGCAAGGCGTTTGCTAGATAGAATTGTTGGTTACAAACTAAGTCCGCTTTTGAATTTAAAAATCCAAAAAGGGCTAAGTGCAGGGCGTGTGCAAAGCGCAGCTCTAAAAATCGTAGTAGATAAAGAGCGCGAAATAAAGGCCTTTAAACCTGTTGAATATTATAGTATCGATGCGATTTTTAAGAAAAAACTTGAAGCCGAATTAGTTAAATTTGACGGCGTTAAAATGGAAAAACTAAGCGTAAATTCTGCTAAATTTGCCGATGAAATAGTTAAAAGCGTTGAAATAGAGAAATTTAGTGTTAGTGCGATTGAGAGCAAAGAACGAAAAACAAATCCTTATGCGCCGTTTATGACTTCAACCTTGCAACAAAGCGCTAGTTCAAGTCTTGGTTTTAGCCCTAAAAAAACGATGAGTTTGGCTCAAAGCCTTTATGAGGGCGTAAATACGAAATCAGGCGGTGCGATAACCTATATGAGAACCGACTCGCTAAATATCGCAAAAGAAGCCATTGCTATGGCAAGAGATTTCATAAAGAGCGAATTTGGCGATAATTACCTGCCAAAAAGCCCAAATTTTTATACAACTTCAAGCAAAGGCGCACAAGAAGCACACGAAGCTATAAGGCCTACTGATTTGAAATTTACGCCAGAGCTTGCGGCGGCGACTTTGCCAAAAGATGAAGCAAGGCTTTATACGCTTATTTACAACCGATTTGTGGCTTCGCAAATGACGCCAAGCGTGTCGCAAATTCAAACCGTAAATATTAAAGGGCAAAAAAGCGAATTTAGGCTAAGCGGTAGAAAGGTAAGTTTTGACGGATTTTACCGAATTTACGGGGATTTGGATAAAGATAGAATTTTGCCAAGCCTAAATATCGGCGATGAAATGAGCTTAGAAAAAATTTCTAGCGAACAGCATTTTACCGAGCCGCCTGCAAGGTATTCAGAAGCTAGTTTGGTTAAAAAGCTAGAAAGTTTAGGTATCGGACGGCCTTCTACTTATGCGCCGACGATTTCTTTGCTAAGTGCTAGAAAATATGTAGAAATCGAGAAAAAGCAGTTGGTTCCGACCGAGATTGCATTTAAAATCACGGAAATGTTGGAGAAAAATTTTGAAAATATAGTCGATAGCGAATTTACTTCAAAAATGGAAGAAAAACTTGACGATATAGCCGAAAATAAGGCAGATTGGCAAGAAATTTTATCTGATTTTTACTATCCTTTTATAGAAAAAATAAGCGAAGGAAAAACAAATATCGCTAGTCAAAAAGTAGCCATCAGTATCGGCGAAGCATGTCCTGAGTGTGGCGGAGATCTGCTAAAACGAAGTGGTAGATTTGGCGAATTTATCGCTTGTTCAAATTTTCCAAAATGTAAATATTCAAGGAATTTAAAGAGCGAAAATGGCGATGAAAATAGTGCGACTGCCACAAAAAAAGTCGCCAAAGAAATCGGCGTAAAATGCCCAGAGTGTGGTGGCGAAATCGTGGAGAGATTTTCAAGGCGGGGCAAATTTTATGGCTGTAAAAGCTACCCAAAATGCAAATTTGTAAGCAACTACGAACCGACAAATTTAAAATGCCCTGAGTGCAAAAAATCGCATTTGGTAAAAAAAGAGCTAAAAAGCGGAACTTTTTTTGAGTGTCCGGCTTGTAAATTTAAAGAAAAACAAGATTAAAATATGCTAAAAATCGGCGTTATCTCGGATTCCCATCATCGCTCTGACATCGCAAAAAGTGCGATTGATTATCTAAAAGAAAAGGGCGTGGATTTGCTGCTTCATGCAGGGGACATCGTAGAAATTTCTACGCTAAAAGATATGCGAGATAGCGGAATTCCGTATAAAGCCGTTTTGGGAAATAATGATTCTTTTTTAAAAAGTTGCGAGAGTGAATTTGAAATTTATCCTGAGCCTTATGATTTTGAATTTAAAGATTTAAAAATTCGCCTTATGCACCACCCGTTTTATTTTGAAAATTCGGCAAATTTAACCATTTACGGGCATACGCATTTTTTTGCCGGTGTTTTAAATGGTGCAAATTTAACGCTAAATTCGGGTGAAATTTGTGCTAGAAAAAAACCAAAACACGAATTTGCATATATCGAATTTGATGAAGCTAAATTTAGAGTTTTTAAGGTTGAAAAGGACTTCGGCGAGAAATTTTGGAACCAAAGGGAAATTATTTTATGAGCGAAATTTCCATTTTATTTAGCGTTGCTTTGATTATTTTTCTCTCTCCTTATGTCGCAAAAGTGATAAAAATTCCCATTTCTCCGACTGAAATTTTGCTTGGTATGATTTTTGGTTTTTTTGGCTTTTTGCCACAAAATGAGCTATTTAAATCAGTTTCAGAGATAGGATTTTATTATATGATGTTTTTGGCAGGAACTGAGGTTGATTTAAAAATTTTCCTAAATATAAAACGAGAAATTCTAAAAAAAGTGCTTTTATTTTTGGCAATTTTATATTTTTTAACTATTTTATTGGTTTTTGGCTTTAATTTGGAGCAAATTTTTGCCATTGTAATCCCTACGATGAGTATCGGTTTGCTTTCTACGCTTTACAAAGATTACGGCAAAAACGAAATTTGGCTAAATAGAGCAATGCTAATAGGCATTATCGGCGAAGTTATCAGCATTGGCGTCATCACTATCGGCGCGATTTACCTAAAAAACGGCTTTGGAAGCGATTTGTTTTTGCATATTTTTGCACTTTGTGCGTTTTTGCTTATGGCGACTTTTGTTTTCAAAGGGTTAGAGACGCTATTTTGGTGGTATCCGAATTTAAAAACAATCATTATGCCAAAATATGACAAAAATGAAAAAGATATTCGTTTTGCGGCGGCGATTTTGTTTTTTGTAGCAGGAATTATGCTAATGTTAGACCTTGAAATCGTCATCGGTGCATTTATCGCAGGAACCTTCATACCGACATTTTTCGAGCATAAAAAAGATTTGCCACAAAAATTATCGGGTTTTGGTTTTGGATTTTTGGTACCGATATTTTTCATCTACACAGGCTCTGTTGTGGATTTGCGTTCGGTTTTGCTTCCGGGAGTTTTACCAAATATCGTTATAATCGTTGTTTCAATGTTCGCATTTAGATTGATTGCTTCAAGCGTTTTTCTAAAAGAATTTAAATTAAAAAATACGATTTTAACTTCTTTAAGTCTTTCTATGCCGCTAACTTTGGTTATAGCAACAGCTACAATCGGAAAAACACTTGAAATTATAAACAATGAAATTTATTATGCTTTGGTTTTATCAAGTATTTTTGAAGCCGTTCTTTCGATGGTTTTAATCAAATTTGTATTTAATTTAAAAAAATCTTAAATTTTTATTTCTGATTTTAAGCCCCTTCGAATTTTAATAATATTTTCGCTACAATTTCAGAAAAAATTTGAAAGGATATGATATGGCAGAAAATTCCGTAACTCTAACCGATAATCGTAATGGTAAGTCATATAATTTCCCGATATTAGACGGAAATTTAGGACCTAGTGTTGTAGATATTTCTACATTTTATAAAGATACAGGAATGTTTACTTTCGATCGTGGTTATACTTCTACTGCGATGTGTCGAAGCCAAATAACTTATATCGACGGCGAAAAAGGCGAACTTTTGCACAGAGGATATGATATAGCGTGGCTTGCCGAAAATAAAATTTTCTTAGATGTGGTTTATTTGCTTTTAAATAAAAGACTTCCGAATTCAGACGAGCTAAAAGAATTCAAAACCGAGTTAAAAACTCGCTGTTTTATCAATGAAAATATCTTAAAACTTTTTGACGCATTTCCTGATCGTGCCCACCCTATGGCAGTTTTACAGGCTTGTGTGGCAACGCTTAGCACATATTATTCACGAGATATGAATTTTGACGATCCAGTTGAATATATGGAACTTGCAAAAAGATTAGTTGCAAAAATGCCTACACTTGCAGCATTTTATTATCGCCACTCACGCGGTTATCCGCAAATTTATCCTGATCTTGATCGCGGATTTACAGAGAATTTCCTTTATATGATGAGATCATTTCCGCACTCTCGTTTTGAATTAAGACCAATCGAAGTTAAAGCTTTTGATACCGTGCTTATGCTTCACTGCGACCACGAGCAAAATGCTTCAACCACGACGGTTAGAACGGTCGGATCAACGCATTCGCACCCGTATTCTTGCATTAGTGCGGGTATTGGCGCACTTTGGGGACATGCGCATGGCGGTGCTAATGAAAGCGTAATTCGCCAACTAGAAATGATAGGAAGTGTCGATAATGTCGATAAATATATCGCAAAAGCAAAAGATAAAAACGATCCGTTTAGACTAATGGGCTTTGGACACAGAGTTTATAAAAACTACGATCCGCGCGCAAAAGTACTTAAAAAAATGAGAAATCAACTAATCGATGAAATCGGCATTGATTCAAATTTAATTAAAATTGCAAATAGAATTGAAGAAATCGTGCTAAATGACGATTATTTCGTTTCGCGCAACCTTTACCCAAATGTTGATTTTAACTCAGGTCTGATTTTAAAGGCGCTAAAAATCCCAACGGAGATGTTTGCGGTAATTTTTGTTATGGGAAGATGTCCGGGGTGGATTTCTCAATGGATGGAACTAAAAGAACAAGATACTATAAAAATCGTTCGCCCAAGACAACTTTATGTCGGCCCAAAAGATATAACTCCGAAAAATTAAGCGTTTTGCCGAATTTGCAAATTTGCGAATTCGGCAAATTCTTTCAAAATTTATAAATCAAATTTATTGTAAAATCCAAATTTTAAAAGGATAAAAAATGCAAGATTTACTAAATTTGGCAGTTATGGCTG contains the following coding sequences:
- a CDS encoding saccharopine dehydrogenase family protein, with protein sequence MSHILIIGAGGVSRVATVKCAMNSQVFTKITLASRTKSKCDEIAKFIKDRLGVEIATAKIDADDTEAVAKFAKEIGADLLLNVALPYQDLTLMDACLKAGIPYIDTANYEHPDTAHFEYKLQWAKNDDFKNAGIPALLGSGFDPGVTNVFCAYAQQNLFDEINEIDILDCNAGDHGYAFATNFNPEINLREVSANGRYWEDGSWITTKPLEIMMKWDYPKVGVKDSYLLYHEEMESLVKNIKGLKRIRFFMTFGQSYLTHMRCLENVGMLRIDEVEHNGMKIVPIQFLKTLLPDPASLGPRTKGKTNIGCVIKGVKDGKPRKVYIYNVCDHEECYAETGAQAVSYTTGVPAMIGSMMIATGKWNGKGVFNMEEFDAKPFMDELNRQGLPWEIIEMDPNESRVVE
- a CDS encoding LysE/ArgO family amino acid transporter, with translation MFVSFLNGAILSFSLIIAIGAQNVFVLQQGLMKNHIFVVCFICFICDAILMACGIFGIGEVFAKNENLSFWLGVCGILFLLAFGLNAFISSFRGSNFAKIKNAVPQKLSKTALKTLAVTLLNPHVYLDTVVIVGGIGTTLNLQERIYFWLGSVLASFIWFFSLGYGAMKLSKLFMNTKAWRIIDFVVGIFMFYIAFLLIRFILKI
- a CDS encoding type II asparaginase, with translation MNFLNKVALTTFLAASTLVAKPTIYILATGGTIAGSSESTLSGDYTSGTATVDQLIASVPEIKELATIKGEQISNIGSQEMNNEVWLKLANRVNELLVKNDVDGVVITHGTDTMEESAYFLNLVVKSKKPIVFVGAMRSGTSISADGPLNIFNAVNVAINPKSWGKGALVVLNDEIHAAREVSKTNTTSVATFASPNSGKIGSVNFGIVNYYMQSTRKHTVDSEFNIKDIKEFPRVDIVYAHTNDTADFVNLAVEKGAKGIILAGMGNGNPYPSVAEALENAAKSGVIVVRSSRTGSGSTSVGGEVDDEKLGFLSGDNLNPQKARVLLMTALSKTDDKAKIKEYFATH
- the dcd gene encoding dCTP deaminase; the protein is MGLKSDKWIRKMSVENEMITPFCEENVGKGVVSYGVSSYGYDIRVGNEFKIFTNIGGTVVDPKNFDEKNVVDFVGDVCIVPPNSFALARTVEYFKMPRDVLAICLGKSTYARCGIIVNVTPFEPGFEGHITIEISNTTPLPAKIYANEGIAQVLFLQGDEPCEVSYSDKKGKYQSQTGITLPRILK
- the topA gene encoding type I DNA topoisomerase, with product MKNLIIVESPAKAKTIKKFLGDEYEVIASKGHIRDLPTKKFGIKIDENHFEPQYEISSDHAAVVKEIKNLAKQSDQIYLATDEDREGEAIAYHIAVSIGKKPESLPRIVFHEITKTAIQNALNSPRKLNIDSVNAQQARRLLDRIVGYKLSPLLNLKIQKGLSAGRVQSAALKIVVDKEREIKAFKPVEYYSIDAIFKKKLEAELVKFDGVKMEKLSVNSAKFADEIVKSVEIEKFSVSAIESKERKTNPYAPFMTSTLQQSASSSLGFSPKKTMSLAQSLYEGVNTKSGGAITYMRTDSLNIAKEAIAMARDFIKSEFGDNYLPKSPNFYTTSSKGAQEAHEAIRPTDLKFTPELAAATLPKDEARLYTLIYNRFVASQMTPSVSQIQTVNIKGQKSEFRLSGRKVSFDGFYRIYGDLDKDRILPSLNIGDEMSLEKISSEQHFTEPPARYSEASLVKKLESLGIGRPSTYAPTISLLSARKYVEIEKKQLVPTEIAFKITEMLEKNFENIVDSEFTSKMEEKLDDIAENKADWQEILSDFYYPFIEKISEGKTNIASQKVAISIGEACPECGGDLLKRSGRFGEFIACSNFPKCKYSRNLKSENGDENSATATKKVAKEIGVKCPECGGEIVERFSRRGKFYGCKSYPKCKFVSNYEPTNLKCPECKKSHLVKKELKSGTFFECPACKFKEKQD
- a CDS encoding YfcE family phosphodiesterase; translation: MLKIGVISDSHHRSDIAKSAIDYLKEKGVDLLLHAGDIVEISTLKDMRDSGIPYKAVLGNNDSFLKSCESEFEIYPEPYDFEFKDLKIRLMHHPFYFENSANLTIYGHTHFFAGVLNGANLTLNSGEICARKKPKHEFAYIEFDEAKFRVFKVEKDFGEKFWNQREIIL
- a CDS encoding cation:proton antiporter — its product is MSEISILFSVALIIFLSPYVAKVIKIPISPTEILLGMIFGFFGFLPQNELFKSVSEIGFYYMMFLAGTEVDLKIFLNIKREILKKVLLFLAILYFLTILLVFGFNLEQIFAIVIPTMSIGLLSTLYKDYGKNEIWLNRAMLIGIIGEVISIGVITIGAIYLKNGFGSDLFLHIFALCAFLLMATFVFKGLETLFWWYPNLKTIIMPKYDKNEKDIRFAAAILFFVAGIMLMLDLEIVIGAFIAGTFIPTFFEHKKDLPQKLSGFGFGFLVPIFFIYTGSVVDLRSVLLPGVLPNIVIIVVSMFAFRLIASSVFLKEFKLKNTILTSLSLSMPLTLVIATATIGKTLEIINNEIYYALVLSSIFEAVLSMVLIKFVFNLKKS
- a CDS encoding citrate synthase — its product is MAENSVTLTDNRNGKSYNFPILDGNLGPSVVDISTFYKDTGMFTFDRGYTSTAMCRSQITYIDGEKGELLHRGYDIAWLAENKIFLDVVYLLLNKRLPNSDELKEFKTELKTRCFINENILKLFDAFPDRAHPMAVLQACVATLSTYYSRDMNFDDPVEYMELAKRLVAKMPTLAAFYYRHSRGYPQIYPDLDRGFTENFLYMMRSFPHSRFELRPIEVKAFDTVLMLHCDHEQNASTTTVRTVGSTHSHPYSCISAGIGALWGHAHGGANESVIRQLEMIGSVDNVDKYIAKAKDKNDPFRLMGFGHRVYKNYDPRAKVLKKMRNQLIDEIGIDSNLIKIANRIEEIVLNDDYFVSRNLYPNVDFNSGLILKALKIPTEMFAVIFVMGRCPGWISQWMELKEQDTIKIVRPRQLYVGPKDITPKN